In Lolium rigidum isolate FL_2022 chromosome 3, APGP_CSIRO_Lrig_0.1, whole genome shotgun sequence, the genomic window cttgggaacgcgaagtgcacaggactaacccatctactatcggcaataggatatataataccagcttcaagaagtcttaatacctcattccttaccacttccttcatcttcgggattagacgacgctgaggttcaacaacaggctttgcatcatcttccatattaatagcatgttggcaaatagaaggagaaatccctttcaaatcatcaagagtatagccaatagcgcctcgatgcttcttcaatatttccaataacctttcttcttcaaactctgtaagcttagaactaataataacaggatatattttcttatcatcaatatgagcatatttaagattatcaggtaaaggctttaaatcaaaaacagggatcttccttaggtggcggtgttgtacccaaatcttccaccggtaaatcatgcttgagaataggttggcgaagaaaaatctcctcaagttcatctctttctttcctaaaaatttcactctcgctatcctccaaatgttgctgcaaaggattgttaggaacaagaacaatagatgcacacttgctccattttaaaatcattactaggcaaatcagctttataaggagttttggtaaatttagagaagttaaactcataagattcaccagcaaatttagtcaaaattttctctttcttgcaatctataatagctccacaagtatttagaaaaggtctaccaaaaataataggacaataatcactagcaacagaaccaagtaccaaaaagtcagcaggatatttaatcttaccgcataaaacttccacatctcggacaataccaattggtgaaatagtttctctattagccagctgaataaccacatcaatatcttcaagttcacaagaatcaatttcgtgcataatctccgtgtaaagctcatacggaatagcactaacacttgcaccaatatcacataatccataatagcaatgatcaccaattttaacagatagcataggaacactagcttgtttgggtttattaggatgtgaaacaatattagaagcatcttcacgtaaaataatatgaccatcctcaacattttcgagtcacaagatctttaactattgcaacaagcaggttcaatttttatttgttcttcgagttctctaggtttcttttcacttttatgaaccgcactatttataacgtagtactccttcattttagcgagaaAAGGAGTTttgtcaatataagcttcgggaataacacgatcagcgagtttcaattacaacacacttattaatagatgaatcaattttatctttatatggttcatgatacttatcaaaattcttcttaggcaattcataatgagaggcaaaagctttataaagatttacagacgaacttgggaatcaagaccatatgtagcactcatattacgaaataaatcgagtatccataaaagcttcaatgcatttataatcataaattatacccgattctctatccttgtcgttctcccaaccttcagcattttcttggatccgatcaagaaggtcccttttaaactcttctttgttgcgtgtaaatgatccagaacaagaagtatccaagcaaggtcttgtcttgaaaagaaagtcttgcatagaaattatcaataataacattaccgggaagctcatgaatggggcatttgagcattaaagacttcaatctccccacgcttgggcaatactttctccatcatgaggccaaaaattatatatgcgattccgatccttatgaatttcacttggaggatagaacttagaataaaaccggggcacaatatcattccattcaagagaatccccattatccgagtaatttataccaatgcgccgccttaccggacagcgataaagagaataatttcttactcacttcatccatagcaatacctgcacatttgaataacccgcataattcatgcaaaaacaagtaaatgatcaccggggtggacaggttccatccccttcatagcggttatccataacacgttcaataattttcataggtattttatatggtatcacttcctcactggcgcctcatctactaccgttgcagtagtagtagatttcccaaatagaaactgaagagaagatctctccataatgacttatggcaAGAaggagtaaataaaatcagcacaacaagaaaggttttccttaccaattccacttaccaatagcgcttcactcccagacaacggcgccggaaaatagtcttgatgacccacaagtataaggggtgtatcgtagtatcttcgataagtaagaatgtcgatcccaacgaggagcagaaggtgttgacaagcagcttcgatgaaggattcactgtaaatgctcacagacaagtattcagggggttttgatgtaacagttgaataaagtacgagtatgtaaagtgcgagagtaacaattgcagcgggtggcccaatcttttttagcacaaaggacaagccggtttgtttacttataatgaccaaacgttctcgaggacacatgggattttagtctagtgctttcgctacatacggctaaataatcttcattgttatgataagtgttgtgtgggtgaacctatgctaatgtaccgcccttcctaggactaaatacatacttgtgattataccccttgcaagcatccgcaactacaagaaagtaattaagaataaatctaaccacagccttaaactccgagatcctgcgatccctcctgcatcgatataccaacgggggtttaggtttctgtcactccggcaaccccgcaattagcaaacgaatacaagatgcattcccctaggcccataaatggtgaagtgtcatgtagtcgacgttcacatgacaccactagaagaataacaccacaacttaaatatcagaccattgaatattactcaaccatagttcactactaacatttagacttcacccatgtcctcaagaactaaacgaactactcacgagacatcatatggaacatgatcagaggtgatatgatgatgaataacaatctgaacataaacttggttcaatggtttcactcaatagcatcaacaataagtatagatcgataccgggagagtttcccctatcaaacaatcaagatcaaacccaaattgctacggcggtgacggtgtccagcggtgatgacggcggtgatgatggtggagatgatgatgatggtgatggtgatgatgtccagctcgatgtcggtgacgatggcgtcgatttccccctcccggagggaatttccccggcggattcccgcccgccggagagctctttctctctcggtgttctccgccccgcgaggcggctgtaactcttcgtgaggtaccccctcggcttaggtcttcgggacgaagggtttggcgaagaaaaggaggcgaaaggggtcgtgggcccctcacaccacatggcggcgcggccggggcccgggccgcgccgccctagggtgtgggcccaccccggctcctcccggctcctccttccggcttccttcgtcatcttgaaaaataggatttttggtataatttccttccacagttgatcttccgaaatattgcgttcgacggtgctttttccagcgagaatcccggctccggtgttcgatcctccaataatgatgaaacatgcaaaatagatgaaataacataagtattgtgtcccaatatgaaatatatcaatgaataacagcaaattatgatataaaatagtgatgcaaattggacgtatcaagatccataatggctatcacatattcaacgataacttagtgacgaataaaccattaacatacgataccgattccctttatcgcgcgatactttacttatcaaaggtttgatcatcggtatctttatacctagttcaacctcgttaccgacaagtactctttactcgtaccgtggtatgtcatcccttgtgattcagtcacatgcttgcaagctaattgaatgacattccacagagagggcccagagcatatctatctGTCACTCCGGCTAGCCTTCTTTCGGGCAGGAAGCAGGCCGAGCCCGACGGGCGGGCATCCCCCGCTACACAAGCAGCATTGTTCGCCACCACCCGAGAAGCAAAAGATTAGAGAGTCAAGGCGTAAAAGACAAGCATAGTGGTCTAATGACAAGGGCCGACGACGGAAGCTCGGGACGGAAGTCTCACGTACGGTTCCCTGAGAAGGGAGTGGCTACCCACTGGAGCTTCGACCAACtaccaggatggacaaatctgactcttgatccatatgcctcaactcatacttttcgaatacttaatcccatctttataaccatccatttacgaagtggcgtttgatgtaatcaaagtacacattcggtgtaagtgatttacatgatctcatggtcggagaattaggttactatgtatcgaaagcttatagcaagacgaacttaatgacttgatcttatgctacgcttattatgggtgtgtgtccattatatcattctcccaatgacgtaaccttgttattaacaacattcaatgttcatgatcagaaaaccatgatcatctattaatcaacaagctaactTATCAAGAGGCTTATGAGGGACTCTtatatgtttacataacacataaatattaatgttttcggttaatacaattatagcatgggatgcaaatatttatcataaacacaaagatataataataaccactttattattgcctcttgggcatatctccaacaaaacaaTAACTGGTGAATATATTATAGAAAGACCATAGTTAGTTAAGAGGATACTTTCACATAAGGCACCAAATATAGACATTATAAACCACATGAATCatgctcaaaacaaaggtaagtaTATATAAACACCAAAACATATATAAACCATTAATCTTAAACCTAAATCAAActttaaatgaaaataaaaaacaatAAATGGGGATTTTAGTGCTAATGGGTAAATAGCAGTACCTGTCAGTTATTCCAACGGGCGCCTATATAGGTGCCCGTCAGCTGTAAAATCTTCTCTAACGTGCCCACATAAGCATGTGTCAGCAAAGATATCTTCCGTGATATTTTCTTACAAAGGTCTATCGTTAAGTTATTTTAGTGGGCTTTTCTGCACACACTTGTCCGTGACATTCCGGTGCGTATGTTATAAAAGTTCCCACATGGGGCTTAGCAAAATTTAATCCGAAAAACCTTTCGTCGCAACAACCAAGCCGTTGTAGTACCTCCAATCACCCTTTGATATCGCCGATTGTTGGATCTACGCACCTCCAGTGGCGCGGAGGTGAGCCAGCTGAGCTGCGTGCAGGAGAGGCACCTTGCCCTCCCCCGGGTGGCACATATACGCTGCCCCGAGCTCATGAGGATCCACACATGGTCTGCATGGTGTCGTCGTCTCCTTCAAACTGGCCACTCTTGCCGTCGTGCGCCCCTACTCTGTGCGGCCCCTCTCGAACATGGAAATGAGAAGAGAGACCCCTCTCGGCCAGACCGGTCGTGGTTGCGGTGCTTCCGCAAGGTATGGACCATTTCTGGTACCGACCCTCCTTCCTATGACATGCAACTGACCAACCGTTGATTTACATTTGTGCATACAAAATTGAGATCTTTTTTTTCCTGGAATTGGGTTATTCTTAAAGTGTCAACAAAATAGTGGATTCTTTTTTCTGAGGTATTGCATTTCCCAGTAATGAAGATCAGATTCAATAAAACCTTCTCTCTTTTGAAATTCAGATTCAATAAAACCTTCTCTCTTTTGAAATTCCATAGATATAGATGTCTCGACTGCCGAATCCTTAGAACAACTCGATTCCGTTGATTCACTGTCCATTTGTCCTTCAACCGGATTAATGGTCAACGACTTTGACAGCCATTTAGTAATGGAAGCAATCGGTGCAAGACTAGTATAGCTTCACGAACCTCTCATCAAAAGTGGTATTTGCTGCAGAGTTTACGATAACATCCACTTCTTCCGCGATCTCTTTGGCTAACTCAGGAGCAATGCCAATGTTGGCTTCCCTGAAATTACCAACGACTGGAACCTGCTTGCTTAATACATATATCTTTAATAAGTCTCTAAGATTCCAGAAAGTATATCATATAGGGTCCAGGAGACGGAGCAGGAAGGAGATAGGCCCTcaactgggggggggggggtctattAATATTGATCATAATAATTTTATACATATATCCCGAATTCAATAAATTGTTGAGTCCAGGTGCATTATGGTACGACTGAGTTGGGCAGGAGCAAGCGGTTGGATTGGCCTGACTCTTCAAGACCAAAGATGCTCGGCTTCCTCTTCATCAAGTCACGAAATTCGACCCGCAACACGAAAAACAGTGGGGATTTCTAGGGAGATTCAAGCTGTGGCTCCGCTAGCTTTAGTCGGCATAAGAACAAAGAACAAAATGGGTCTCCTTAGCCTTTTGTTAGCTTCGGTGGCCTGGAGTCTTCTACAGGGCATCTCTTCTTTATAGATGAGAAGTCGATTCAGAACACGCAAGAAAAGGTATCGTGAAGCATAATTTTGCATTGGACTTAAgtattcaaatttttaaaatatgAGTAAAGGATCTATGGCCGAAGATACAAAAAAGTTTATTTCCAATCATAACTAAATCTTATGACATGCAACTGGCAAACTGTGTATTTATATCTGAGTACATCCTATAACATGCAACAGACCAACTATTTGACTTAGATTTGTGTAGATCAAGTGTTAATATATATTTTGGAACATTATATACGTTATTTGAGGTCTATGTATAATCCCTATTTTATTGGTTCCACTTAATTCAACTTAAGTAGTCAGTTCATGTTTGTACTTAGAAATCCTTTTAAAAATAGCCGTCTATTTCAATGATATTGTACAATGAGAGTTTTTGAGCCGATGCGAAGGAGTGGAGCCTCACTTCTCTAGCTGAAGACAAATGGACGGCTACTCCAATTCCAACAGTTTTGTGCTATGCAACACTTgtattggattttttttttcatatattCTGATTATAACTTGTGAGTGTTGGTTATATATGTGTTACTCCATAGTGACTAGTCTATTTTATCAATTTGTATGATGTGCTTCCTCTAGAGTTTGAGCTATTGGTAGGCAGTGGAGGTTGAAGTTCACTTGTTGGAGTTGAGCACGACATTGCTTTATTCCCCACGTGGAAGTCATTTTCTCATCTCATTCTTGCTGACAACACCAAGGATAAGAtacttttgacaaaaaaaaatacatttcaaaGAGGACTAATTACTCAGTTTATAAGGGAAAATTAGGTCCATGAAAGCATACAACATCCGACCCAGAATGTGCCCTCTAAAACTGACGCCCTAGGAGTCCGACATTACCGCACTAGCTCATCTCATGAACCACGCAACAGTAAACACCATGGCAGCATCTACAAGGAGTGCGACATCATCGCGCTGTTGCGGCTACCTAGACAAGCGagctagtcctagggtttccacCACATTGACGAGGGAGTTGAATACGCTGGATGCTTCGCCGCGCCAACATAGGACATGCTGGCCGCCGCCCAGACCAAGGTCTCGATCAAGCTTAGGAGCCGCCTCGGCCTCACCGCGCTCTGAATTCACATCCTCATCATCTGCATCCAATGTTTGCGCATGTCGACGATCTCCAATGGAACATGAGGATCCACCTATGCACTTATTTCCCGCGTCTGCCTATTTGCAGAACCTGTGAGAGGGCCAATGCTGTTTCTATCTACACATGGCCTCTGCTCAAACTCTGACGACGCCGTCCCAGATGTCCAAATTCCTCGTTCGTCAGTTCCTCGACATCAGAACGCGCAGCAGTAGTAGGCCAACCGCCTCCAcgccgtcttcttcttcctggcgcCGGCGGCAGCCGCGACAgccgcggccgcggcggcctccttctcctccaggGGCGCCGCAGGGGAGCCCATCTCCCTGAGCATCTCCCACATGACGTGCACGTCGCGGTACTCGCACGTCCTCACCTCCTTCCTCAGATTCCTCAGCCCTGCAGCGCATCCGTCAGAAACTAACCCATTCAAGAATCGCCGAAGATATACATGGCCGTTGGCCAGAAATTGAGAAGGAGATCGATGGTTGCTGGAGATTGGAGAAGATGAACTTACCAGCTGATGGGCGGATACCGACGCGGCCGGCGATTGCGAGCCAGATCTTCTTCGCAGGCACGGCCGATTTGTCCATGCACATCCTGAGTTATTGATCGGTGTCCTTCCACTCTCTTCAAAGAAATAAACTGTCTTTTTCTCGTCCTCTCTCACGAACTATCACTCTCTCTTCTAGTCCTCTGCTTGTCCTGAAGCAATCAAAACCAGGGATGGAAGAAGCTACTAAATCAGCTGATTCCTGCTCGTCGCTTGCCGAGTTGTGGCAAGTTCCGCCGCGGCATGGAGCTTTTATAGGCAAGCTTTGGGGACATATGCGCGTGCGATGGGGAGCTTTTTGGGCGCGGCGTCGCGATCGGGCTTTGACGGCCCCGACCGGGACGGGTCGTGAGGTGGCACACTGTACCACAGGTGTCGCGGGGTCCCGGCGCAGCTTCCGCCCGGCTTCCCTCTGGATCCCGGCGCCGCACGGGAAGCTGCCGCGTGCTCCGATCCGACGGCCGGTAACTGCTCCGCCGCGGAAAAGAGAAAACACGAGTTTCGCCTTTTCGACCGTCCGTCCAGGGTCTCGAGAACCGGTGCGGCGACGGAGACGGTGGTATGTTATCGTATCGTGTAGGATCTCCGCTTCACATGCTTTGGCAGCGCTCGCGTTTATTTAGTTGCTAGCTGTGGCGTGACGGCGGCGCGATCATGTACTTTTCTGTGTAAGTTGATTAGCCCGAGTAAACCATTCAATTAGCGGCTGTACAGGAAGACAGGTGGTTGTGCATTGGAGAGAAGTACTGCGTGACTGACGGAAGGTGCGCACGAATCACGTGGAAACCTAATGAAGTGTCCCATTCAAAAATCGCCAAACAACGGTTGCCGCTCATAGTAATAAGATAACTGAATTAAGAACTGGGCGCTCTTCAATCATCACTTGCAGGCCACGGCAGAATCAATGAATTCGATACTCCAATCTCGATCTTCCAAGATCAGAAGGTAGAGCTCGCTCGGTCGAGTTCGGGATTAGCCAAGTGTTCCACTGGTAATGGAAACCTAGTGCGCGCTTCCCCTCTTCCAGAAGATCGGGGTACTTCACTAACTCCACTTGGGAAGGGAAACCGCTAGGCCTAAGATATAGTAAGCCACAGCCACAGTGTGTGAGTACATCTGCTTGTTAGTGGTCTACTTGGTCGTCGCCGACTCACGTTCCAACCACACATGTGTACGCACGCCTGCTTGCTTTCACTTTAGCTGTACGGCAGAATCACGAGGCTGAATTCCAGAGTGGAGCCGAAGACAATGGaaaacgtacgtacgtacgtacgtactggGTAGCAAAGTGTGCGTTCCCAGCCCACATATGCAACAAAGCCGTCTAGCTGGCAGAGACGAGTGCTTGCGGTGAACGGCTGTTCCTAGTGTTTGCTTTGTGCGATCTGCGGCAGGTGCCGTATTACGCAGTGCGAGCTTCTCTCGATGCTATGCACCTCGTCGGTCCCTGTCTCCCAGTGCGCGCGCAGCTTGCCTCTTGTTGTCCAGTGGGTGGCTCTCAGGCGTCGCGGTCGCCGATGTGAACACAACATGCATAGCGCTGTTGCCGCTGGCGTCGTTCGTGCATGCACCGCGTCGCGTTGCGTGCTGTCAAGCTCGGTTGCATTGCATCTCGTCCAGGGTAAACCAAAAGTGCTGTCGCTCGGTTGCATGTCCCGTCGTGTCGCCGTCGCGCCGTCTTTTTCCATCTTCTCCGCGTGCTCGCTTTTCAGAGGTCGCTACAATCTCGGGATGGGCGCCAGTAGGAGCTGCGGTACGTGCTGGTGATTGTCCGCTGGCCAGACACGCGCTGAATAGCTGTATTCTCCATTTTGCCGACGAATTGCACGAGATATACAACCAATAAGCACCGCGTGCGCGAGACTTCTCTGTAGTTAAGTCTGTTCTATATAAGATCGTGATGGAAGATTCGGAAGCACCATTTGTACCCTCGGTTAAAAAAAGGTGTTGAAGTTTATCTAATATTTTTAAATAAGGTgccactacgggaaaaacaggctttgccgtgcaactattcgCACGTGCAAAGAGCCCTATTTGCACGCAGagaaggctttgccgtgcagccaTGACGGAAAAGATCGCGACGGCAATGTTatcgacggcaaaggcttctttgccgtgtgactcgccaacgttgcacggcaaaggctttgccgtgtgacaccgca contains:
- the LOC124700605 gene encoding uncharacterized protein LOC124700605, translated to MCMDKSAVPAKKIWLAIAGRVGIRPSAGLRNLRKEVRTCEYRDVHVMWEMLREMGSPAAPLEEKEAAAAAAVAAAAGARKKKTAWRRLAYYCCAF